A genomic stretch from Bradyrhizobium sp. 195 includes:
- a CDS encoding TRAP transporter substrate-binding protein codes for MITRRNFTAGAATLLAAGHISTRARAATTSWDMSTVWPDGNFHTQNAMAFAEEVKKQTGGSVAITVKAGGQLGFKGPEHLRAVRDGLVPLADVLNIQQVGDEPFMGVESIPFLCGSVDELKVLHKYVRPEYEKIAARNNQKILYIVPWPTQYLHLKAKVADVDGLKNIKIRVPDKNAVDMLNAIGMAAVMIPWGETIPALASGAVSGVSTSSVSGVDGKFWEFLKYVYPTNHVWSSQMLTVNLDSWKALSADQQKLVADIAAKMEPGFWANSLKADVDSLNRLKEGGMEVVPVSDAMMKDIRAKTAPQLDAFLKRVPAADKPVKAYLADMKRG; via the coding sequence ATGATCACGCGACGGAACTTCACCGCGGGCGCAGCGACGCTGCTCGCCGCCGGCCACATCTCGACCCGCGCGCGAGCGGCGACGACGAGCTGGGACATGTCGACGGTCTGGCCCGACGGCAATTTCCACACCCAGAACGCGATGGCCTTCGCGGAAGAGGTGAAGAAGCAGACGGGCGGCTCGGTCGCGATCACCGTGAAGGCCGGCGGCCAGCTCGGCTTCAAGGGACCCGAACACCTGCGCGCCGTGCGCGACGGTCTGGTGCCGCTCGCCGACGTCCTCAACATCCAGCAGGTCGGCGACGAACCCTTCATGGGCGTCGAGAGCATCCCGTTTCTCTGTGGTTCCGTCGACGAGTTGAAGGTGCTGCACAAATACGTGCGGCCCGAATACGAGAAGATCGCCGCGCGCAACAACCAGAAGATCCTCTACATCGTGCCGTGGCCGACGCAGTATCTGCATCTCAAGGCGAAGGTCGCCGACGTCGACGGCCTCAAGAACATCAAGATCCGCGTGCCCGACAAGAATGCCGTCGACATGCTGAATGCGATCGGCATGGCGGCCGTGATGATCCCCTGGGGCGAAACGATTCCCGCACTCGCCTCCGGCGCGGTCTCGGGCGTCTCCACATCGTCGGTATCGGGCGTCGACGGCAAGTTCTGGGAATTCCTCAAATACGTCTACCCGACCAACCACGTCTGGTCGTCGCAGATGCTCACCGTCAATCTCGACTCGTGGAAGGCGCTCTCGGCCGATCAGCAGAAGCTCGTCGCGGATATCGCCGCGAAGATGGAGCCGGGCTTCTGGGCGAACTCGCTCAAGGCCGACGTCGACAGCCTCAACCGCCTCAAGGAGGGTGGCATGGAAGTGGTGCCGGTTTCGGATGCGATGATGAAGGACATCCGAGCCAAGACCGCGCCGCAGTTAGATGCCTTCCTCAAGCGCGTGCCTGCCGCCGACAAGCCCGTGAAGGCCTATCTCGCCGACATGAAGCGTGGTTGA